The sequence below is a genomic window from Arcobacter sp. CECT 8983.
TTTTTGTAAGTTTTATTGTTGTTGGAGCAATGACAGAATTAAAACTTGTATGGAACTTCTCTGATTTAGCAAATGGTCTTATGGCTATTCCAAACTTAATTGCATTACTTCTTTTATCTAAAATAGTTTCAGAAGAAACAAATAGATACTTTAAAAAATAGATATGTAAACCTCTAGGTTTACATATCATCTCTTACAAATTTAAAAAAAAATTAAATTTTTATATTAAACATCACATTAAAGTCACTTTGCATTTGTAAACTTTCAACAAGAAAAAAATTCTCAAAGGAGATACTATGGAGAAAGTTATTGAAGCCTATACTGGTGCTAGTTCAGAAGGTAAAAAAAGTAGAGTTCCTGCAAAACTTGATAAAGCTTTGACAATTTCAGGAGTAATACTTGCTATTTTTATGATGGCCCATATGTTTTTTGTTTCTACAATTTTATTTGGTGAAGAAACAATGTATGCAGTAACAAAAATGTTTGAGTTAGACTTTATTTTTGATGGAGGACTTCCAATCATTGTTAGTGTATTTGTTGGAATAATCACAGCAATATTTATTGTACATGCAATTTTAGGAATTAGAAAATTCCCTACATCATATAAAACATACTTAAAAATAAAAGAACACTCAAAAATGATGAAACACACTGATACTTCATTTTGGATGTTCCAATGGATTAGTGGTCTTATTATGATGTTTGGGGCAACTATTCATCTTTATATTATGTTTACTCAACCACAAAATATTGGGCCATATTCAAGTGCCCATAGGGTTGTAAGTGAAAATATGTGGCTTTTATATATGGTTTTATTAATCTGTGTTGAGTTACATGGTTCAATTGGATTATATAGAGCTGC
It includes:
- a CDS encoding fumarate reductase cytochrome b subunit; protein product: MEKVIEAYTGASSEGKKSRVPAKLDKALTISGVILAIFMMAHMFFVSTILFGEETMYAVTKMFELDFIFDGGLPIIVSVFVGIITAIFIVHAILGIRKFPTSYKTYLKIKEHSKMMKHTDTSFWMFQWISGLIMMFGATIHLYIMFTQPQNIGPYSSAHRVVSENMWLLYMVLLICVELHGSIGLYRAAMKWGWFDGNNPKATRAKMLKAKKILSFFFLALGFITLFAYIKIGIERADQLPMKYHPINSVEIIKK